From one Planktothrix agardhii NIES-204 genomic stretch:
- a CDS encoding transposase, IS605 OrfB family, translating into MIKVTRTIKLKFAKLNRCKAQMFEQMTEENTQIANKLLSLPIKERRKMTTAKIMSELKSALVNQVIRHTTSPTGRKTKQYKVLPVEVNNQKRKQFKGVLLN; encoded by the coding sequence ATGATCAAAGTAACTCGGACGATTAAATTAAAATTCGCAAAACTCAACCGTTGTAAAGCTCAAATGTTTGAGCAAATGACGGAAGAAAACACGCAGATTGCTAATAAGCTGTTGTCATTGCCAATTAAAGAACGGCGAAAAATGACAACAGCTAAAATCATGTCCGAGTTAAAATCTGCTCTGGTCAATCAAGTTATTCGACATACCACATCCCCAACGGGTCGTAAAACCAAGCAATATAAAGTTCTTCCTGTAGAAGTTAACAATCAAAAGAGGAAACAATTCAAGGGGGTTCTTTTAAATTGA
- the purK gene encoding phosphoribosylaminoimidazole carboxylase, ATPase subunit yields MNTRSTPTIQPQTLSKIGVIGGGQLAWMMGMEATSLGISLFVQTPETDDPAVPFATETILAKIDDATATAKLANHCDVITFENEFVDLNALSKLAEQGVCFRPRLSALSLLLDKYDQLSYLEKIGLPVPEFKLLNPENGKIFNHNLGYPVVLKACRYGYDGQGTFIINNAEELSQTWAKFNYPPMLLQKFVPFERELAVIAARSVAGDVAVYPIVETVQKNQVCHRVIAPANINKTIAEAAEAIAKTLLNSLQVIGVFGIELFLTSEGKLLVNEIAPRTHNSGHFSLDACETSQFKQHLRAVSGLPLGNTALKCSGAIMVNLLGFETANSEYLEKRQKIAEIPNSFIRWYGKTASRPGRKLGHVTVLIQTENDQNIEKEANAIADQIESIWYL; encoded by the coding sequence ATGAACACCCGATCTACTCCCACAATTCAACCTCAAACCCTAAGCAAAATTGGTGTAATTGGAGGAGGACAATTAGCTTGGATGATGGGAATGGAAGCCACATCTTTAGGAATTTCTTTATTTGTTCAAACGCCCGAAACTGACGACCCCGCCGTACCTTTTGCGACCGAAACAATTTTAGCCAAAATTGATGATGCCACAGCCACGGCAAAATTAGCAAATCATTGCGATGTTATTACTTTTGAGAATGAATTTGTAGATTTAAACGCCCTATCTAAACTGGCAGAACAGGGGGTTTGTTTTCGTCCTCGTTTGTCAGCATTATCCTTATTATTAGATAAATATGATCAACTCAGTTATTTAGAAAAAATTGGTTTACCTGTTCCCGAATTTAAACTTTTAAACCCCGAAAATGGTAAAATATTTAATCATAATTTGGGTTATCCGGTGGTTTTAAAAGCCTGTCGCTATGGATATGATGGACAGGGAACTTTTATTATTAACAATGCCGAGGAATTATCTCAAACTTGGGCGAAATTTAACTATCCTCCGATGTTATTACAAAAATTTGTTCCGTTTGAACGGGAATTAGCGGTAATTGCAGCCCGTTCGGTGGCAGGAGATGTGGCAGTTTATCCAATTGTTGAAACGGTACAGAAAAATCAAGTTTGTCATCGGGTTATTGCTCCAGCTAATATTAATAAAACTATAGCCGAAGCAGCAGAAGCGATCGCCAAAACCTTACTTAATAGTTTACAAGTAATTGGTGTATTTGGGATAGAATTATTCTTAACATCCGAAGGCAAACTATTAGTTAATGAAATCGCACCGCGCACCCATAATTCCGGTCATTTTAGTTTAGATGCTTGTGAAACTTCCCAATTTAAACAACATTTAAGGGCGGTGAGTGGTTTACCATTAGGTAATACCGCTTTAAAATGTAGTGGGGCGATCATGGTGAATTTATTGGGGTTTGAAACTGCTAATAGTGAATATTTAGAAAAGCGTCAAAAGATCGCAGAAATTCCTAATTCCTTTATTCGTTGGTATGGTAAAACCGCATCTCGTCCAGGTAGAAAGTTAGGTCATGTAACGGTATTAATTCAGACAGAAAACGATCAAAATATAGAAAAAGAAGCAAATGCGATCGCCGATCAAATTGAATCAATTTGGTACTTGTAG
- a CDS encoding thioredoxin domain-containing protein yields the protein MSNHPLVIQDSEFDSEVLKAELPVLVYFWAGWCGPCRLVSPSIQAIATTYSDRLKVVKMEIDLNPITVKSYKVEGVPALKLFKAGEVVKSHEGAIPKPKIIDWLEASLSA from the coding sequence ATGAGTAATCACCCTCTTGTCATTCAAGATTCAGAATTTGACTCGGAAGTTCTGAAAGCAGAACTGCCGGTTTTAGTCTATTTTTGGGCGGGTTGGTGTGGCCCTTGTCGGCTTGTGTCTCCTTCTATACAAGCGATCGCCACAACCTATAGCGATCGCTTAAAAGTTGTAAAAATGGAGATCGATCTCAATCCGATCACCGTTAAATCCTATAAAGTAGAAGGAGTTCCCGCTTTAAAATTATTTAAAGCCGGGGAAGTTGTCAAGTCCCATGAAGGGGCTATCCCTAAACCTAAAATAATCGATTGGCTAGAAGCAAGTTTATCCGCTTGA
- the topA gene encoding DNA topoisomerase I — protein MSTLVIVESPTKARTIRNFLPSSYRVEASMGHVRDLPPSAEEIPEEYKGETWAKLGVNVEGNFEPIYVIPKDKQKIVKELKAALKEADELVLATDEDREGESISWHLLQILKPKVPIKRMVFHEITQEAIREALKNCRTVDEELVHAQETRRILDRLYGYTLSPLLWKKIAKGLSAGRVQSVAVRLLVSRERDRRAFRSGGYWDLKALLEHTQSRFDSKLVSLAGVKVATGSDFDETTGKIAAGRKVVLLDEAASVALKQRLSGKPWTVANLEEKAVTRKPSPPFTTSTLQQESNRKLRLSARQTMQTAQSLYERGYITYMRTDSVHLSEQAITAARECVEQKYGKNYLSPKPRQYTTKSKGAQEAHEAIRPAGSSFRTPQETALSGAELNLYDLIWKRTVASQMADSRQTNITVELKVEDAGFRSTGKRIDFPGFLRAYVEGSDDPEAALEDQEVLLPPLKVGDHPDCKKLDVVGHETQPPARFTEASLVKTLESEGIGRPSTYASVIGTIIDRGYVQLKNNALIPTFTAFAVTNLLETYFPDLVDLRFTARMEDTLDDIATGEAPWLPYLEKFYLGDAGLENQVKDQASKIDTKVARTIELEQLGDEDDPIQYRVCIGKFGPYIEAGTGEDMITASIPQDLTPADLTPEVIRELVGQKTEGPEKLGVHPETGETIYILIGPYGPYVQLGLEAEDSKKPKRVSIPKGVEKENVTVEMALGLLALPRLLGTHPETEAKIKAALGPFGPYVVHDQGSLGKDYRSLKAPDDVLTISLERALELLAQPKTSGRGGRGKKEIPPLRELGTHPADGEPVNVYDGRYGLYVKHGKINASLPKDAAVEAFTLAQGLELLAAKADSGSSSRSKSKTTKTASKTTAKTTKTTTKKSSTTSKKTSS, from the coding sequence ATGTCAACTTTAGTCATTGTTGAATCTCCAACCAAAGCCCGTACCATTCGCAACTTCTTACCATCGAGCTATCGGGTAGAAGCCTCAATGGGTCATGTCCGTGACCTTCCCCCCTCTGCTGAGGAAATCCCCGAAGAATATAAGGGGGAAACGTGGGCAAAACTAGGAGTGAATGTGGAAGGGAACTTTGAACCCATTTACGTTATCCCCAAAGATAAGCAAAAAATTGTTAAGGAACTCAAAGCCGCCCTCAAAGAAGCGGACGAACTCGTTCTCGCTACTGACGAAGACCGCGAGGGAGAGAGTATTAGTTGGCATCTACTCCAAATTCTGAAACCGAAAGTCCCAATTAAACGGATGGTATTTCACGAAATTACCCAAGAGGCTATTCGTGAAGCCCTAAAAAATTGTCGCACCGTTGATGAAGAACTGGTTCATGCTCAAGAAACCCGCCGCATCCTTGACCGCCTCTATGGTTATACTCTTTCCCCCCTGTTGTGGAAAAAAATTGCTAAGGGATTATCCGCCGGACGGGTGCAGTCCGTGGCTGTGCGTTTACTGGTCAGTCGAGAACGGGATCGTCGGGCTTTCCGGTCTGGGGGATATTGGGATTTAAAAGCCCTTTTGGAACATACCCAGAGTCGATTTGATTCTAAACTGGTGAGTCTAGCCGGGGTAAAAGTGGCGACTGGGAGCGATTTCGATGAAACCACTGGAAAAATTGCCGCGGGTCGGAAGGTGGTTTTACTGGATGAAGCCGCTTCAGTAGCTTTAAAACAAAGGTTATCGGGTAAACCCTGGACGGTGGCAAACTTAGAGGAAAAAGCCGTTACTCGCAAACCCTCTCCTCCGTTTACCACCTCCACCTTGCAACAGGAATCTAACCGTAAACTCCGGTTAAGTGCCCGTCAGACCATGCAAACCGCCCAAAGTTTGTATGAGCGGGGATATATTACCTATATGAGAACCGACTCCGTGCATTTATCGGAGCAAGCGATTACCGCCGCCCGGGAATGTGTGGAACAGAAATATGGGAAAAATTACCTCAGTCCCAAACCTCGGCAATATACGACTAAATCTAAAGGAGCGCAGGAAGCCCACGAAGCCATCCGTCCGGCGGGAAGTTCTTTCCGTACCCCCCAAGAAACGGCCCTAAGTGGAGCCGAACTCAACCTCTATGATTTAATTTGGAAGCGTACCGTAGCCTCCCAGATGGCTGACTCTCGCCAAACTAATATTACCGTTGAGCTAAAAGTTGAGGATGCCGGATTCCGCAGTACCGGAAAACGAATTGATTTTCCTGGGTTCCTGCGGGCCTATGTGGAGGGTTCCGACGACCCAGAAGCAGCCTTGGAAGACCAAGAGGTATTATTACCCCCTCTGAAAGTTGGCGACCATCCTGACTGCAAAAAGTTAGATGTAGTTGGACATGAAACCCAACCTCCGGCTCGATTTACCGAAGCCTCCTTAGTTAAGACCCTAGAAAGTGAAGGTATTGGTCGCCCTAGTACCTACGCCAGTGTAATTGGAACCATTATTGATCGGGGGTATGTTCAGTTAAAAAATAACGCCCTGATTCCCACTTTTACGGCCTTTGCGGTTACCAACCTCTTAGAAACATACTTCCCGGATTTGGTCGATTTGCGATTTACCGCCCGCATGGAAGACACCCTCGATGATATTGCTACCGGAGAAGCTCCTTGGCTACCCTATTTGGAAAAATTCTATTTAGGCGATGCTGGACTGGAAAATCAGGTTAAAGACCAAGCCAGTAAAATTGATACTAAAGTCGCCCGAACTATTGAGTTAGAACAGTTGGGAGATGAAGATGATCCGATTCAATATCGCGTCTGTATCGGTAAGTTTGGCCCCTATATTGAGGCGGGAACTGGAGAGGACATGATTACCGCTTCCATTCCCCAGGATTTGACTCCGGCGGATTTAACCCCGGAGGTAATTCGGGAGTTGGTGGGACAAAAAACCGAAGGGCCAGAGAAATTAGGAGTTCACCCAGAAACGGGAGAAACTATCTATATATTAATTGGCCCCTATGGCCCCTATGTGCAGTTGGGGTTAGAAGCTGAAGACAGTAAAAAACCGAAACGGGTATCTATTCCTAAAGGTGTTGAGAAGGAAAACGTCACCGTGGAAATGGCTTTAGGGTTATTAGCCCTACCGCGACTATTAGGAACCCATCCTGAAACCGAGGCTAAGATTAAAGCCGCCTTGGGGCCGTTTGGGCCCTATGTTGTCCATGACCAGGGGTCATTGGGTAAGGATTATCGGTCGCTGAAAGCCCCTGATGATGTGTTAACCATTAGTTTAGAACGGGCGTTAGAACTGTTGGCCCAACCGAAAACCAGTGGTCGGGGAGGACGGGGTAAAAAAGAAATTCCGCCTTTACGGGAGTTAGGAACCCATCCCGCCGATGGTGAACCTGTGAATGTTTATGATGGTCGTTATGGGCTCTATGTTAAACATGGAAAAATCAATGCTTCCTTACCCAAGGATGCGGCGGTAGAGGCGTTTACCTTAGCCCAAGGGTTGGAATTGTTGGCGGCAAAAGCGGATTCGGGTTCGAGTTCTCGGAGTAAGTCTAAAACGACTAAAACAGCCTCGAAAACCACCGCTAAAACCACGAAAACTACAACCAAAAAGTCCTCAACTACTAGCAAAAAAACAAGCTCGTAG